Within Bactrocera oleae isolate idBacOlea1 chromosome 6, idBacOlea1, whole genome shotgun sequence, the genomic segment tacgtgcGTTTCAATATATGTTTACATTTCGCCGCCTCTTCCAAATGCCCGCTTTACGGCACGTAACCATAGTTGTGGTATGTCTGACCGTAGGCGGCGTGATTCGGTCCGTGGTGCTGCAGATACGGCACACTGCCAAATGTGTACGCAGGCAAGACTGGCGTCGCCGATTGCGCCGACGCAGCTGCCAAACCGGAGTGCACTAAGATTTTCGACGCCACCGCAGAAGACGTTGAGCAACGGCCCTCAAAAAACTTGGCCACATAACGTGCCACCAACCAAGCAAATAAAGAGCCCAACAATATACCCACCAACACATCGGACCAGTGGTGCCAGTGATCGTTGATGCGTGTCAACGCCACATACCAAGCCAACATTACAGCGCTGAATTGCAGTAAATGCTTGAGTAGCTTGGAGCCGCGTGTGCTCAGCGCCACTTGCAAGTAGAGCGCTATATAGATCATGGCATAAAATACGGTCGAAGAGTGTCCACTAGGGAAGGACATTGCCATTTCAGCCATCATCCTATGACTCACATCACTTTCGCATTTGTAGTCGGTGAAGTAATGACCTTGATTCTGATCGAACTCGCAGTTGGTGCCGTCGCTAAAACGCGGCTTGCAGATGCTGAAGAAGTACGGACGCAAACGACCGATCGAACGCTTTCCTATCTCTGTAGTGACTAGTGTCATTAGTAAGCCAAGCAAATAGTAGCCTATTTGTGCGTAGATATTCTTCCAACGACGCCCACAGTGACACGACTCGTTTGCGGCATCTTGTGATGCATGTTGTTTCTTGCCGCGACTATGTGATAATTGGCGAAATAGTTCGACAACAAATATGACGAAGAATGGTATGCCGAAGATTATAATACATAGCGCTACAAACCCTATAGTTTGTGTGCCGGTGAAAGGATATTGTAACGACTCGTCGCCGCAAAAGAAGCCGCGCTTTTGTGGCGGTATCCATTGTCGCAAGGCGACTTCGACGGCAACCAGTATTACAAAGAGTAGTAGATCGATGAAGCGACGTAGAGCTACCATTGCAGACATGTTGTACTGCTTTTCTGGTTTTACTCGAATATTATACTTGAATTTTAATTCTATAAGACTTTTAAACATTCACTTTGTGTTTGTAAATTTAGGTTTCGTTGTTGTTTGggttttctttttattgaatACAGATTACGTAACTTTACGTAGGCGACTTTCCAGTTTATGATtagtatttttgtaatttttaatgaaacttgAGTTATAGtgtgagttatttaaatataatattcattATTTGTCATTTCTGTGACATTGTAGACTTTTGTGTAGAGTTCTGCAAATTACTTTTTCTACTTTGGTTAACTCGCTAAAGCATTTCTGGCAATATTTATGCAATTTGTTAGATTTTCGTGTGTTTTGGAGACTTTGtagactttttattttatatacttcgGTTATCTTCGACGTATTTTGCGCCGAAAAGCAAGGTTTTTAGACAAACATTTGCGACATTCCCTTATCTAAACGACTTTCAAGAACTCCACTGGCGCTTAATTTATTCACAACGCGCCTGTCACCTTTTTAGCGTTACTTTCAGTGCAAATCGGCACTGTATTTGTCAGATTTATTTACTGGTTTCTCTATAAATCACACatataatttgtaaattaaCTGGAATTTTAAGCTAACACCGCCAACCTTATTTTTTATAAGCTATTCATTTCGTTCGCTATGCTTTTCGAATTCTACGCTTTGTCGCTTTAACGGTTATTTTAAGTGCGCGAAAAAATTAGTATGCCGCAATCGCCAACAGCTGCATTCAACTATCGTTCGCCAACTGCACAAAGCGTTCAGCTTATTGGCACTGTTACTGCTATTGCTACTGATGATATTCGCTCTCGATTTTTGCCGCGCCGCACAACACGCTCAGACCGCACTTGAAAACTGACTAACCTATCGGCATGAATGTAAATACAAATTGAATCTGGTGCCTCGAAACACCGGTTGGTGCGCAAAGCCAGCCAAGCAGCAGGTTTCGACGATACTTCATTGTTATGCTACATtatggtttttgttattgtacgtatgttattgatgttgttgtttttgctattgtatTTGTTGGCAGCGCCTTCACTGCTGCAATTGGCATGCCAGCAAAACATTAAAGTGAAGCAATAACACCCAAACACTGCAAAAACGAAAAATCTCAGCAAAACCAAACAACCagccacaataacaacaagttaatgtttgttgttgttaccttTAAATGTTCACTTGTCAGCTATAGAATGCCGCGCTCCATGGCCTCAGCAACACCAAAAGCAACTCAACTCAGCTGTTCTTGCGCACCTCTACCTCAGCGCAGCTTCTTCGCTTGCCGCCGCTCTCATCGGTTTCTCCAAGCGCGCGCATTGTCAATTTGCGCACACAAGCTGTTAACCAAATATCAACCAACACGTATGCAtacaagtacacacacacacacacattcgctGAACAATTACCAGCCATCGCATTTGTAAAACTCAATGGGTGCcacatttttatgtaaaaaagctTGAAATGCCAATAAGAAGAAACATGTTTTATTGTAACCATACCCCTCTCTAACACCTCACTTTAATCTCTGCTCACTCCATCTGACGTTTAGCTCGGTCATCCACAGTTAACAGTTCGCTATTCCAGTCGTCGCTGTTTACCTGTTGCCAACTGTTCACACAATTTCTCTGCCAATCACCTGCGAAATGTTGTTGCTATGTGTGTGCTGGACCTTCACGGCACATCTCAGAGAGTTTTcgcaaacaaataaaagaatttacAGCATTTCTACGATATATGTCAATGGTGCGCAAACCTTTGGCAGGTACTTTAAATTTTGTACCCTGAGAGAAATTTTTCGATCTTTTCACATAGACTGTTTGTGTTCTAGGTACTTCTCAAATGCTCACTGGTAATTAGTATGGGTTAAATACACAGAAAAATTGTCGGTTTGCTAGTTAACACTGAAATCATCTTAAGAGAAATTTCGTTTTATAGGTTAGTTATGTTAATAACTGATATTTTCTATCAATTAACTGTGGGCTATTCAATTTCTcttttgcaaatattaaaataaatatttttcaacttgtTGATCTCCTTAAAATGACAGTTAAGACATCATACTCGTCGATTAGGATAATATAAAATcagcaaagaaaatataaaatatactcgAATTAAGTTCGGATACTAAAATTTAATAGCACAGTTTggttttaagaaaaatagtACAAACAATATTTGATTAGAACTTATTTGgttttaagaaatattgaaCAAACATATATCTATTAGAACTCTTTTGAAACTCACAAAATTTTCATTccctaaaaatttattgtgttttATACGACTTCTGTGATCTTGAAAATGATTTCTCAATCTCAACTGAAAACAGTAGCATTGGATATATAATTTCAGATATTCTTTTAACAAGAATTTTTTAGCCTTGACaagaaccaaaaaaattacataaagaaAACTTTGGATTTTTGATCAAAAGTTTTGAACTAACCTAATGAAAAGATGAATTTATAACTTAAAGAAAGGTCCGTTGGTTTGATATTACCGGGCTCTTAGCAAACATATTGTTTGCGTATGCCAACGACAAAAAGTTTCCGTACTGAGAACTCTTTATTGTGACACAACCGTAGAACAcactttattaattaaaaactgaACAAGTGGAAAAAAATGCTGATGGCTAATATATCTTATAAAAACTTCAGAATTTCAAGTTTTTTCATCTgttctttataataaaaaatagttaaaaaattaccGTATACTTGTAAATACCAATAGATAATGCAAATAATCATTCACGTTAAAATATGCTTATTTACCGATCAAACGCGGAATGGAAATTTATCTGGATTttcacttttaaaatttattaatttttttccaagtaCCCAGAGTACAGTACATACAGACCTggctttatatgtatatatgaacgcttaaaagtttatttacctctttgttgtttttactgcTTTCGTTACTGCAATGCCGCTTTTATCAGGTAATTTATAAATAACGCGAACTTTACGAATTCTGGCATGTCGTCTGGCATGAgcattttcacacacacacacacaagcacatctGGCATATTCGTGCAATAATTGAAAAGCTTCCCCAAAGTGGGGGATATTCCGCAAATCGCCAAGTTTTGCTTGCACAATGATAACTTGCATTGCTACGGGAGACAAAAAAATTAGTTGGTGCATAATTTACCAAAAACCCAGTGGCAGAAAATGTGGGTGTAGTGGAGCGGAAAGTGGTTGAAGTGGTCGTTGTGAGTTGAACTGTCGAAGGAgagaattaatttatttaaaaagaaaataaaggcAAACAATATTGTATGAAGAGCGCCAAATATTtgccaacaaaaaatattcatttgttatgtcaaaaaaatttagattttagtgCTAATGacagttatttaattttaaaatttgtaatttgtggcttttgtgattttgtaGACTTATATGTAGAGTTACGAAAGCTACTGTTTTCACTTTGTTTAACTCACTTAAGCATTCCCGATTATATTTACTGAATTTGATAGACTTTTGTATATTTTGGAGACTTTGTagactttttaattttctatgctATGGTAAGTTTGGCAAATTTTGCACCATAAAACAAGGTTTTTACACAATAATTTATGGCATGCActtatcaaaatattaatttgttttgtcaaaaaaagcaaattaattaatttcaaattaattaatatttattaccatttagtttaaatattctaaaatggtattttcaatacaaacaaagaaaaaaatagttttcaataatttaaagtacattaagtactaataataaataaatacgttattgtttcaataatttgaattaacaaaaaacttttttgttcaaaaacaaattgtttaacaGTTTTATCAaccatataaatttttgatctaatTTTTCcatcaataattattattattttttgtggaTATATATCCTTTGTTATATCACATTTATGTATGTTCCATTGATTTAGGCGCGTTCAATAACTATTTTCcaaaatgtacaaaaattgtgttttttaatAATCTCTAATAATTTCTCCCTTTTTTGGTGCAGTGCAATAATTTTGTAGTCAAACTGTTTTGCTACAGGCCGCTGATTGCTTATTTACATATCTTTCGGTTTACCTGTTTACAGTCCGCATAAGGCCTGTGTAGACATCAAGGCACTCGGCGTTAAGCAGTATTCAATGTTAGCGCATGCGATGGTGCATTACGAATCGGAAGTGATtcggtaatattttttttttaatatttacatatatctaaCTCAAATAGAAACACAAAGTGAaatattcataattattttctgaaaaaaatcaTCTAAGAAAAGTCCATGTAAACACACAGCTGAATGGAATTACTGCCGCTGTCCAGCAGTCATAGTAGTCATCAACGCGATAAATACCAAGTCGAAGTCAATAAAAGTCGACTGTGCTGATTAATTAGCATTTAGGTATAAGTATGCTTACTTTCGTTCACACTTTGCAGCGTGGAATTTCCATAATCTTTATTAAATGTGCATATTATTAGACTGTTCCAACGTATATCCAAGTTTCCATGTAATGGAATtgcacaatttttatatgtaattttattcTTAAACAAAGTTATTACTACAATATTAATTTCATcacttttttttgtgaaatttgtgTTGATACACCTCTTTCTACACACTGACGAATTTAATTGTGTAATTGCTGCGATCGAAGCTTTACTCAACAGCTAGCTGATATATTAAGAGGGGTACTACACATGCTTGCGCGATTGCATTACTAGagctttcataaaaaaatattgaagcttttgtataaaataatgtCTGGCAAGCTTTgattattttcatttgaaagcTTTTTGTAATATTCAAACATCTCAGCTTTCTAACTGGTTTTTTCGTTGTATGCAccattagtgctattatttatGAACGCAGCGGTAACAAGAATTGATAGCTAAATAAATAGTAATTGAAACAAAAGCCTTCAGATTggtctttacatacatatatttatcaaaCAAATTAATGAAACGACAACGAAAATTATGATAATAATGctgaatatatttttgctgAATTCTATTGTACCCTGAGTTTTGGTATAagcaaacatataatattatatatatgtatgtacatatcagATATCAGAACAGCTTGAATAATGCTGTTAGCTCGTCTTAGTAACTCTTAAGCATACTTTGGTCGAAGAAACAATTCATATTAGCctgatatatttgaaaattgataaatttagcGTTGCTAGTTTAGCTTCAgttttttctcaaataaaatGCTTGCATTTAGGAAACTAATTGTAAAGCGCATTACTCGCATTACTCGCATAATGAGTcaatattgttaaatttaaactcgattgttattttttttatagtcaCAAAGAATATTACTATAAATAGAATGTAAACTAAATGGTGACTAATATTAATTGGCTGATAATTATATGAGCAATTATATTGCTGTCACTAGGAGTACTAACGAAGAAGCGTTAACATATTGAAATAcctaaaaataagtaataaaattattctCCATGTTTTTTAACCTAGAGTTTTGTAAAACAGTTATTCACAGTTGTGCAAGAAGTATGTTGCAcagaaagtttttttaattattctgttaaatttaaaatatttgtgcaaaaaagaaattgccatatatatgaaaataaattaaattgtaaataaaaaattaatttaatttagaaatcgtttagaattttattaaaaattaccatAAACTGctcctaaaaaatattaaaaagtatacattaattatttaTCGCAATAAATTGACGACTGTCCGCTGCTACTTGGCCTTTAACTATTTCGATATTACGGAATTGACTGCTTGATTTTGTCGTTTATCGCAACTTTACTGCCATATTCAAGTTACGACAACATCAAACTGtaatcgaataaaaaaaaaatatctaagtgTTTGCAGAACACTCGTAAACAACTTGAAAATTATcgaaataattaattgaaaattttcataaatgggCAAGCAGTTACACAAGCATATTTGGGAGGAAATAGGTCAATGGGCAGCACTAGCAAGATATACTCATGCATGATTtcatagtttttatatttttatatgtatttctcgagagaaaatgttattgcaaaaaattattttgttcaatCAGATGATTTTTATGCATTTGCGTACATctgatatgtatatacttatgtatgtatgtatatatgaatatgtacaatatatgtacatatgcctgCTTGCTCTATTAAATCAAGCAAATGctacaaaataaacaaacttcATTTCAATATCTACAGTAATATCATAAGCATAACCATATACCTATTTACATTTGTTGCAAGTGCATTCATATgcgcctatgtatgtatgtatgtatgtgtaataatAAGCATTTTCACACAAGTAGCTcatcaccaaaaaaaaaaaaaaaaaatcacgagAAGAATGTATATCTCATAACATTGACATTAAgagtaagaaaaattaaattgggCTACCCTAATGGAAATTGCCGACTGAAAAAGTTAGTGCCAATATTTATGCTCTGAACAGGTTATGTCTATGAAGTTTGCCACAAAACTCGTAGCActtagaagaaaacgtcggagaccctatacaatatatatatatatatagatataatatatatatgtatatatatatataatatatatatgtatgtatatatatatttaaatgtatgtacaatataatatatataatatataaatgatcagtatgacaacttaagtcgatttagccatatccgtcagTACATACGCGAtttagtcactcagtttttgagatatcgttatgaaatttttcacacattcttttctcttcaagaagctgctaattttttgGAACCGGCAATATcgcacaactatagcatatagctgtcatacaaactgaacgattggaatcaagtgcttgtatggaaaactttttcatttgacgagttatcttcacgacatGGCATAAATAATTTCCAAGACAATAACTCAATATCggtaaaaattgttcagatcggatgactatagcatatagctgtcatacaaaatgaacgatcaaaattaaaataaatttttttataccaatTCGATTCAGCCAAAGTGAACgctatttcttatttatttatttatttatatttttattttataatatcagTGTTTTATGCCTTCAGAAATATCTTTCCAATGTCGAACCTTCAAAAAATTCGTAAAGCTACTAAAAACTACGCAAAAAGTTTtcttattcgattttttttttatccaagcATTTTGCTAATAATGAAATTCCGCAGATGGTGTTGTCAAAGAAAAGTGTATAATATTCGCTAAATTcccattattaaaatatatttacgacGCAACTGAACTAAAAGCACATTAATTTCCTACCGGGTCCCTTGAGCGCAAATAAAATACGAAGACTACAAAATGCTCGCTCGCTCTtcattatatatacatgtacatatgtatgtatgtacattcgatatcaGAAGCTTCGCAAAGCGATTGACAGTTGCCACTCAAGCGTCACGAATGAATaggaaagaaataaattataagaagaaaaagaaaacaagaggGACACCAGCATTCACCCGCTTGTTTATTGCCACTTTTGTTTCTGCttttcatacatacttacagtTATCTGACAATGGCGGCGAGATCGCTTTTATGCTACAAGCACAACAATGTGATGAGCGCTGAATGGTCAGTGGCCGCTgctgcgcatgtgtgtgtgtgtgtgcctagtAAGCAGCATTTATTTGCGGCTATCTGCATACATATCTGCATGGAACTTAAAGTAATTTGCCGCAAATTGAGTGGCCTACTTTTTGTTCCAATTTTGTATGCCACCATATGCAAGCGTGTATGTGTGTCCGCCTATTGACTCAAGCTCATTAGCCGCCGGCATAGAATTATCGACAGCGTTTTACGAAATATTATGCACTTGAATGCTCATTTATTATCATCTGAGCACTTATCTTAGCCAACACATgcaaatatgcacacatacatgcatatgtacatatatatatatagttcccAAGCATGGAACGAGCGCGTTCATTCGATTTTTCGTTTTTCCAACCGTTCATATCAAATGTCAGCGATTGCCAATGGCAGTGTCAGCGCGTAATGAATTGGCCATACGGCATTACTTTTGCTGTTAAACAATATAAATTAGTGGCTGCAACTTAAAGTGCCGGCTACCTTgagaaatttggaaaaaagcaacaaataaatatttcgacCTAAATTCGCTGGCGTCTTTGATAACGAAAACTGCATTTAATTGTAGTACACGAATAATTGCTTTGAAAGTTCTTAAGCAGCATACATACTACAgactactatatacatacatatatatagtcgTACTTCCCCCTGCAACACTTGTACTTGTTTATTTACACAATTAACTGCTCGATTTCTTATTTATGTCGCCACCATCGCAGGTGAAGCATGCGCACTAATCCCTTTAGCACGACGAATACAAAAGAACGCGGACTTTgaagtacacacatatacacacacaaatacacacataagcACACTAAAGCATAAGTGCGGGGCTTATCAAAAGAACAACAACTAGAAAATGCTTTGCGAGATATTAACCAACAGCACTGTCACTCTGCTTATAATACAAAAGCGTAGACAGACAAGCAGCAGCGAGCAAGAAGAGCAGCCGCACAATTGGCACTGCCGGCAGCGACGTTGCCGTCAACATCTGAgttgtgaaaattatttaattacatttgatAATTGAATAGAATTTTAACACAATGAACTTTAATGCTGATGACTGGATGAGCGGTTGTGTATGTGTTGGCCAGCGATGAGATTGCGAAGCGTGCATTTTAGCGCAATTGAGGGGCATACGAGCAGCCAGACAGACATACAGCTACATATAAATCGACACAAATACTGCATAACAGCAATTACAATTGCCGCCGACAGAAATTCCTCACTTAAACTAAAATGATAgtcattgcaacaacaacaataaataaaggCTAAATTTCGTCGACGTTGACACAATGACAAAGACAACTCAATTGTGCGAAATTGCGTATGATTTTGAACATAAATTATATCGTAAATATGCAAGCAATTCCTGTGCCTCAGTGCCGTTGAGTGGGCTGTACACACTATGTTAAATATGTAAAGTGTAAGGAAATAAGTGTTAAATCGAAAATTAATGCGTACTTATTTCGTTTGCAAATAATTGCCGTTAGCTCATAATTCTCAACAGCTTTATGCACTCTTTAAGACGATGGTGAATGATTTTAAGTCTCTCACGGCTTCAATGCCAAGCTCGATGTGACTAGCAATTTAAGGGAAGTAATAGGCAGTGCTAGAGACAATATATATCGGGTTTTCTAATAGGGACGATATGATTTCTAACTGTCGTTTCAGCTATTTTTGATATGTcatgatttgtaatttttttatttttcattgtattcaataatgtttacaatgtcatcatggaaagataaacgcaagaacaacgtttacaaattattcgattttattaaaaaaaaaattattgttctccaattgcaatttttttaagaaaattatcatTTCCGATGTGGCTCACTTTCATCTGGGCGGTGCGATAAATAatcaaaactgtcgattctgatgcgaagaaaatccacaaattattcatgaacaatcattacattcacctaaattgacagttttgtgtaatttttggtCTAATGGAATCATCGGTGGCCCGTACTTCTGTCGAAATGAAGCTgctgacaccgttactgtctaTCGgaagcggtatagatcgatgccaactttttatggcAGCAATTAGAAGAAGTTGAACTTGACAATATCTGGTTTCAACTAGGCGGAGCTACCTGCCACACAGCACATGCAACAAGCgaattattgcaaaaaaagtttgtagattcgataatttcaagatatTGTGACATTGAGTGGCCTCCAAGAAAATGTCATTAAGCGCCTTTAGACTAATTCTTGtgcggttatttgaagtcattggtctttagcaataaaccagattCTCTTCAAGCTTTCGAAGTtcatattgaacgtgctattcatgacattcaacttgatttagtggaaaacgTACACGAATaatgggttcatcgaattcgttcctgcaaaagaagtcgtgtaGGCCTTTGAATGATGTTATGTTCAGAACTTCAGATCAATTGTGCATCACACTAAATAAGAaacgtttgaattttttaacaattagtatttttttcttgaaaaaaatcatatcactcttattggaaaaccctttacATAGGTCTACTTACTAGCGCATTGATTAAACAAATTTCGCTCTCTTAATGaaccttttaaatttttttcactagCTACATTTATGCTGATATGTGGTGAGATATCCACGATTCCCAAGGAAATGAGTTGGAGAGAaagggacgtgtgcaaaatttctgatcgatatctcaaaagctgagtgactagttcgcgtatatatacctatgctaacagacgaacagacagataGACATGGCCTTAATCGATTCAGTTCGTCATGTAgatcatacatatatttatttgttataagcTTTCTGACGTTTCATTCTGGGCATTGCAAACTTAGTGACACACTTAttatacgctgttcagggtataaaaagaggtTTCCCAAAATAACTGCTGGTTATGTCAATCAGTCAAAATTCAGACAATATCAGTTAAGCGCCAGACCATAACACGGAACCCTTTCTTCCACGCTGAATACacttaatatttgaaattctatAATCTgtgactatatatgtatatgatattgtCCATATGTTGGAGGTCTTATATAAAACTTAGTTACCGTGACACTCTCTAGTAAGTCCAAACACAGTTAGCGCTTTCTTTAATAGTGGCTGTACTGTTTTATGTTCAGTATTATAGCAAATCTGTCTGAGTTCTGATTATAGCTTGAGACTTGGTCAGTTCGTTACTACTTTTTTTCGTATTTGTACTTTTTGTAAACCGTCAGCCTgaacatattttataacttttattttcgaaattaatttttcgctcattcaatattctttttctttttatgaaTGTAAATAGCTTTCTGTGTCTATGGGTAAACTAAGGTAAATTCATTGTACTGggattgtaaacaaattttattaaatttttttaaaatttattaaaaaatttttttattactgcgCCAGTCGCAGCATACAGAGATCCACTGAAATCCAATTATAGGCTTTGCATTCACTCACACATTCCAGCTGTGGGCAAGACAACCAAAAAATTCGCAAATAAtcagaaagaaagaaaaattacttaaaatcgTTTTTATGCCTCCTCCTGAGCAAGGCTTTGATGCACTGCTCTGCTCCACTATGTGCACAGCCTTAGGGGTTGTCAAGCGCTGACAATTGTGGGTGCTTTTAATGTACCGAAGCGAACTTGATTATGCAATACTTTTATGATGTGACAAATCAATCAAACAGCGCTTAGCTACCGAAAGCAATAAACAGttagataattttatataataacaaatatttgctttcgAACTAAGTACAACAGCCTAGACCCTGAAAATTGGAAATGCCAATAAAGCGGCTATGCCTGAGGGatatttgtgtgtgcgtgtg encodes:
- the LOC106623665 gene encoding putative phosphatidate phosphatase, translating into MFKSLIELKFKYNIRVKPEKQYNMSAMVALRRFIDLLLFVILVAVEVALRQWIPPQKRGFFCGDESLQYPFTGTQTIGFVALCIIIFGIPFFVIFVVELFRQLSHSRGKKQHASQDAANESCHCGRRWKNIYAQIGYYLLGLLMTLVTTEIGKRSIGRLRPYFFSICKPRFSDGTNCEFDQNQGHYFTDYKCESDVSHRMMAEMAMSFPSGHSSTVFYAMIYIALYLQVALSTRGSKLLKHLLQFSAVMLAWYVALTRINDHWHHWSDVLVGILLGSLFAWLVARYVAKFFEGRCSTSSAVASKILVHSGLAAASAQSATPVLPAYTFGSVPYLQHHGPNHAAYGQTYHNYGYVP